The Halomonas sp. KG2 genome contains a region encoding:
- a CDS encoding anhydro-N-acetylmuramic acid kinase — MKTPHPTLPSYYVGLMSGTSLDGIDAALVAITPHSPPELIATHASPMPQSLHNLLLNLCHAEQVSFAELAAAETEFCQLQANAVKALLTQEGVTAEQIHAIGSHGQTIEHAPGGHHGGPAYTLQLDNPSLLAELTGCTVVADFRRRDLAAGGQAAPLAPAFHQALFGRQTSEQLVLNLGGFANLTWLPSDTSIPAIGFDTGPANVLLDAWFSKHHDGRFDQNGTWASRGQVDQALLKRLLNEPFFHQPPPRSTGRELFHLAWLENKLTGNETACDVQTTLAELTAISVAQGIQQLSATHDSMTLIACGGGAHNSYLMARLAAHLPHATFKSPADLGWPEDWIEAGAFAWLAHQRLHGLPGNLPSVTGASGPRVLGGIYAC; from the coding sequence ATGAAAACGCCCCACCCTACCTTACCGTCGTATTATGTTGGCTTAATGTCGGGCACCAGCCTGGACGGCATCGATGCGGCGCTGGTCGCTATAACGCCGCACTCGCCACCTGAGCTCATTGCTACGCATGCGTCGCCCATGCCTCAGTCGCTTCATAACCTACTGCTGAACTTGTGTCATGCCGAGCAAGTGAGCTTTGCTGAGCTGGCAGCGGCCGAAACCGAATTTTGCCAGCTACAAGCAAACGCCGTGAAAGCACTGCTGACCCAAGAGGGTGTCACCGCAGAGCAAATTCACGCTATCGGTAGCCACGGGCAAACCATAGAGCACGCCCCCGGCGGCCACCACGGCGGCCCTGCCTATACACTACAGCTGGACAACCCCAGCCTGTTGGCCGAATTAACCGGCTGCACGGTGGTGGCTGATTTTCGCCGACGAGACTTAGCCGCTGGTGGTCAAGCAGCGCCGCTTGCACCAGCGTTTCATCAAGCCCTTTTTGGTCGCCAGACAAGCGAGCAGCTTGTTTTAAACCTAGGAGGCTTTGCGAATCTGACGTGGCTACCCAGCGATACCAGCATTCCTGCCATTGGCTTTGATACAGGACCCGCTAATGTGCTGTTAGATGCTTGGTTCTCAAAACATCACGACGGACGCTTTGACCAAAATGGCACCTGGGCCTCTCGCGGACAGGTCGATCAAGCGCTACTAAAACGCCTGCTAAACGAGCCGTTTTTTCATCAACCGCCGCCGCGCAGCACCGGGCGCGAACTATTTCACTTGGCCTGGCTAGAAAACAAGCTAACGGGCAATGAAACGGCTTGCGATGTGCAAACCACGTTAGCGGAACTGACCGCGATAAGCGTTGCCCAGGGCATTCAGCAATTGTCTGCGACCCACGATAGCATGACATTAATTGCTTGCGGCGGCGGTGCACATAACAGCTATTTAATGGCGAGACTAGCGGCGCATTTGCCCCATGCGACGTTTAAGTCTCCCGCCGACTTAGGCTGGCCCGAAGACTGGATTGAAGCAGGCGCTTTTGCCTGGCTCGCCCATCAACGTTTACATGGCCTGCCCGGCAACTTACCTTCCGTCACTGGTGCCAGTGGCCCGAGAGTTCTGGGTGGCATTTACGCCTGCTGA
- the tyrS gene encoding tyrosine--tRNA ligase — translation MSDVDQALALLSRGTHEILVEDELKKKLASGRKLRIKAGFDPTAPDLHLGHSVLLTKMRQFQDLGHTVIFLIGDFTGRIGDPTGKNVTRKPLTEADVKANAETYKEQVFKILDPEKTEVRFNAEWFGELSAAKMIELAAQSTVARMLERDDFEKRYKANQSIAIHEFLYPLVQGYDSVALEADVELGGTDQKFNLLMGREIQKHFGQEPQVVITMPLLEGLDGVQKMSKSLGNYVGVDEAPGSMFNKLVSMPDSLMWRYFELLSLKSNEEIDALKQSVEAGANPRDVKMELARELIARYHGDEAAANAHKSAGNQLAEGELPEDLPEVEVDFEGNEQAPIAAVLNRSGLTKNSAQAKDMLKNGSVKVDGDFVAQDTMLATGSAYVIQAGKKRYARVTLT, via the coding sequence ATGAGTGACGTGGATCAGGCGTTAGCGCTACTGTCGCGAGGCACGCATGAAATCCTGGTAGAGGATGAGCTGAAGAAAAAGCTGGCGTCTGGCCGTAAGCTGCGTATTAAAGCAGGGTTTGATCCGACAGCACCTGATTTGCACCTTGGGCATAGTGTGCTGCTGACGAAAATGCGCCAGTTCCAGGATCTCGGGCACACCGTTATTTTCTTGATCGGGGATTTCACTGGTCGTATCGGTGACCCCACTGGCAAAAACGTTACTCGTAAACCGCTCACCGAGGCTGATGTAAAAGCCAACGCCGAAACCTATAAAGAGCAGGTATTTAAAATCCTCGATCCCGAAAAGACCGAGGTGCGCTTTAACGCCGAATGGTTTGGTGAATTAAGCGCCGCTAAAATGATTGAGTTGGCAGCGCAAAGCACGGTCGCGCGGATGCTTGAGCGTGATGACTTTGAAAAGCGTTATAAAGCTAACCAATCTATCGCGATCCACGAGTTTCTCTACCCGCTCGTCCAAGGCTACGACTCAGTCGCGCTTGAGGCGGATGTTGAGTTAGGTGGGACCGATCAGAAATTTAACCTGTTGATGGGCCGAGAAATTCAAAAGCACTTCGGCCAAGAGCCTCAGGTCGTGATCACCATGCCGCTGCTCGAAGGCCTGGACGGCGTGCAGAAAATGTCCAAGTCGTTGGGCAACTATGTTGGTGTCGATGAAGCGCCGGGCTCTATGTTCAATAAGCTAGTGTCTATGCCCGATAGCTTAATGTGGCGTTACTTTGAGCTGCTCTCTTTGAAATCCAACGAAGAGATCGATGCGCTCAAGCAGAGCGTTGAGGCGGGGGCTAATCCGCGTGACGTGAAAATGGAGCTAGCCCGTGAGCTTATTGCCCGTTACCACGGCGATGAAGCTGCCGCCAATGCACACAAGTCGGCGGGTAATCAGCTAGCGGAAGGTGAGTTGCCGGAAGACCTACCTGAAGTAGAAGTAGATTTCGAAGGTAATGAGCAGGCGCCTATCGCGGCAGTACTCAATCGCTCTGGTCTCACCAAGAACAGTGCGCAAGCCAAAGACATGTTGAAAAACGGTAGTGTGAAAGTCGATGGGGATTTTGTTGCCCAGGACACGATGCTGGCTACGGGTAGCGCCTACGTTATCCAGGCAGGTAAGAAACGTTATGCTCGTGTGACGCTTACCTAA